In a single window of the Nodularia spumigena CCY9414 genome:
- the chlG gene encoding chlorophyll synthase ChlG, protein MSESTPINPNSQPVEAIDSVKPNEEITAVADRSAKARQLLGMKGAAPGEKSIWKIRLQLMKPITWIPLIWGVVCGAASSGNYTWTLENVLMSAACMLLSGPLLAGYTQTLNEYYDREIDAVNEPYRPIPSGAIPLPQVITQIWVLLISGNALAVALDVWAGNEYPTITTIAILGSFIAYIYSAPPLKLKQNGWLGGYALGASYMAFPWCTGHALFGELNWKIVVITVVYSLAGLGIAIVNDFKSVEGDRQFGLKSLPVMFGVTRAAWVCAAMIDVFQAVIAVYLITIHENLYAAILLLLIIPQITFQDMYFLRDPLKNDVKYQASAQPFLVLGMLVAGIALGHAGV, encoded by the coding sequence ATGTCAGAATCAACCCCTATTAACCCTAATTCTCAGCCGGTAGAGGCTATAGATTCAGTTAAACCTAACGAGGAAATTACAGCAGTTGCCGATCGCAGCGCCAAGGCTCGGCAGTTATTAGGCATGAAAGGGGCAGCACCAGGGGAAAAATCCATCTGGAAAATTCGCCTACAACTGATGAAACCTATCACCTGGATTCCCCTGATTTGGGGTGTAGTCTGTGGTGCGGCTTCTTCGGGTAACTATACTTGGACACTAGAAAATGTGTTGATGTCGGCAGCTTGTATGTTGCTTTCAGGGCCTTTACTCGCAGGTTATACCCAAACTTTAAATGAATATTATGACCGTGAAATTGATGCGGTGAATGAACCTTACCGTCCCATTCCTTCTGGTGCAATTCCTTTACCTCAAGTCATTACACAAATTTGGGTATTGTTAATTTCGGGAAATGCTCTGGCTGTTGCACTGGATGTTTGGGCGGGTAATGAATATCCCACAATCACAACTATAGCTATTCTGGGTTCCTTTATTGCCTATATTTATTCTGCGCCCCCATTAAAGCTGAAACAAAACGGTTGGTTAGGCGGTTATGCTCTTGGTGCGAGCTATATGGCTTTTCCTTGGTGTACTGGTCATGCTTTGTTTGGCGAACTGAATTGGAAAATTGTGGTGATTACTGTGGTTTATAGTTTGGCTGGTTTGGGTATTGCCATTGTGAATGATTTTAAGAGTGTTGAAGGCGATCGCCAGTTCGGATTAAAATCATTACCTGTGATGTTTGGTGTCACCAGAGCAGCTTGGGTTTGTGCAGCCATGATTGATGTATTTCAAGCTGTGATTGCAGTTTATCTGATCACTATTCACGAAAACTTGTATGCCGCAATTTTGCTGCTATTAATCATCCCCCAAATCACCTTCCAGGATATGTATTTCCTGCGTGACCCCCTGAAAAATGATGTCAAATATCAAGCCAGCGCTCAACCCTTCCTAGTCTTAGGAATGCTCGTAGCTGGTATAGCCCTCGGTCATGCTGGCGTTTAA
- a CDS encoding cupin domain-containing protein, giving the protein MLVQKLNDCQEFIAGDNTILRELLHPDKQPLALRYSLAHATLPVGKTSQPHSLTTSEVYYILNGQGEMHIDDETQIVEPGDAVYIPPNTRQFIRNSGSEPLVFICMVDPAWRKEDETVY; this is encoded by the coding sequence ATGCTAGTTCAAAAGCTTAACGACTGTCAAGAATTTATTGCTGGAGATAATACCATTCTACGGGAACTACTACATCCCGATAAACAGCCCCTGGCATTACGCTATAGTTTGGCTCACGCAACTTTACCAGTGGGGAAAACTTCTCAACCCCACTCACTAACCACTTCAGAAGTTTATTATATTCTGAATGGTCAAGGAGAAATGCATATTGATGATGAAACTCAGATAGTTGAACCAGGAGACGCGGTGTATATTCCCCCCAATACACGGCAATTTATTCGTAATTCTGGTAGCGAACCTTTGGTATTTATTTGTATGGTAGATCCAGCATGGCGTAAAGAAGATGAAACAGTTTATTGA
- a CDS encoding inositol monophosphatase family protein, translating into MNDFWTTILDFAETTTTRVGKQLMQDFGKVQASQKADGSLVTRADKWADQEIQDAIASRFSGYGILSEESDKVFPGTEWCWVIDPLDGTTNFTRGLPIWSISMGLLYKGTPIFGYVYVPPLSQAFHGFWAGDSGLTTPSGAFLNHHPIHSSNDAVSKNHFFNLCSRSTSVIQTDFPCKIRMLGVASYNFLTVATGATLGGIEATPKVWDIAGAWVIVQAAGGSWTSLKDQPFPLSTGEDYSDRSFPTLVVSSPEILPVFTPFLKHLNL; encoded by the coding sequence ATGAATGATTTTTGGACAACAATTCTCGACTTTGCCGAAACCACCACTACCAGAGTGGGAAAGCAACTGATGCAAGATTTTGGTAAAGTCCAGGCTTCTCAAAAAGCTGACGGTAGTTTAGTCACGCGAGCCGATAAATGGGCTGATCAGGAAATTCAAGATGCGATCGCCTCTCGTTTTTCTGGTTATGGTATTTTGAGCGAAGAAAGCGACAAAGTATTTCCGGGTACAGAGTGGTGCTGGGTAATCGACCCTCTCGATGGTACTACCAACTTTACTAGAGGTCTTCCCATCTGGTCAATTTCGATGGGATTACTGTATAAAGGCACGCCTATTTTTGGTTATGTTTACGTACCACCACTGAGTCAAGCTTTTCATGGTTTCTGGGCGGGTGACTCTGGTTTAACAACACCCTCCGGCGCATTTCTCAACCATCACCCCATCCATAGCAGTAATGATGCTGTGAGTAAAAATCACTTTTTTAACCTCTGTTCCCGCAGCACTTCCGTGATTCAAACAGACTTTCCTTGCAAAATTCGGATGCTGGGTGTAGCAAGCTATAATTTTCTCACAGTTGCGACTGGAGCGACACTAGGCGGTATTGAAGCCACACCAAAGGTTTGGGACATCGCCGGGGCTTGGGTGATTGTTCAAGCTGCTGGTGGTAGTTGGACATCTCTCAAGGATCAGCCATTTCCTTTATCTACAGGGGAAGATTATAGCGATCGCTCTTTTCCCACCCTGGTTGTCAGTAGCCCGGAAATATTACCAGTATTTACGCCATTTCTCAAACATTTAAATCTTTGA